One window of the Halobacillus litoralis genome contains the following:
- the pabB gene encoding aminodeoxychorismate synthase component I → MKESPYLIYDFADDSGKPNTKVFKAPVQILSTDKVNEVQGVFEEVEKALDQGYYVAGYVSYEAAPAFDRSLVAHTNSKWPLVWFGVFNGYESAPAVSGNHPFEVSSWKMRGDFNAYKHGMKRIKRGIELGDTYQVNYTTRMEADFAGDDYSFYRKLVRNQQSSYSAYLNMGERRILSASPELFFRINKNKITTKPMKGTAERGRFFQEDVNQKKHLTSSNKEKSENLMIVDLLRNDLGRIAVPGSVRVPCLFEVETYPTVHQMTSTVEAVLPESFVMFELFGALFPCGSITGAPKVRTMKYITDLEDSPREVYCGAIGYMTPNHEAIFNVPIRTVMIDETKGKATYGTGGGVTWDSTSEGEFEELKTKTRLLTEDRPRFELLETMKVQNGVIPLLPYHINRLMQSADYFEFPVERDKLLEECEKVVEENPAGLHKVRMLVGESGDCKIETKPIESQSPIVKCSLATTPVDERNPFLFHKTTHRQVYNQHKRRGTDATLLWNSKGQLTEFTIANLVVKVNDEYYTPPVECGLLAGTFREKLLEGGVIEEKVIHKEELSQCKEIWMINGVRGWVEVNLTE, encoded by the coding sequence ATGAAGGAGTCACCGTACCTTATCTATGATTTTGCGGACGATTCAGGAAAACCGAATACAAAAGTGTTTAAAGCTCCTGTTCAGATTCTTTCAACAGATAAAGTGAATGAGGTTCAAGGAGTCTTTGAAGAAGTAGAAAAAGCCCTCGATCAAGGGTATTATGTCGCCGGTTACGTTTCCTATGAAGCAGCACCTGCCTTTGACCGATCATTAGTTGCCCACACTAATTCAAAATGGCCGCTAGTGTGGTTTGGTGTTTTCAATGGTTACGAATCTGCCCCTGCTGTTTCTGGGAACCATCCCTTTGAAGTGTCCTCCTGGAAAATGAGAGGTGACTTTAATGCTTATAAACACGGGATGAAACGGATTAAGCGTGGGATTGAGCTTGGCGATACTTATCAGGTGAATTATACCACGAGAATGGAAGCTGACTTTGCCGGTGATGATTACTCATTCTATAGAAAGCTTGTCAGAAATCAACAATCTTCCTATAGCGCTTATTTGAATATGGGTGAACGGCGAATATTATCGGCTTCTCCTGAATTGTTTTTCCGAATCAATAAAAACAAGATTACGACTAAGCCTATGAAAGGGACAGCTGAACGCGGGCGTTTCTTTCAGGAGGATGTAAACCAGAAGAAACACCTTACTTCTTCAAATAAGGAAAAATCGGAAAATTTAATGATTGTAGATTTATTGCGAAATGATTTGGGTAGAATCGCTGTACCCGGCTCGGTACGTGTTCCGTGCTTGTTTGAAGTGGAGACTTATCCTACCGTCCATCAAATGACTTCTACGGTAGAGGCTGTCCTCCCCGAAAGTTTTGTGATGTTTGAATTGTTCGGAGCATTATTTCCTTGTGGTTCTATTACTGGAGCGCCTAAGGTAAGGACGATGAAGTATATCACAGATCTTGAAGATTCCCCGCGGGAAGTATACTGTGGAGCGATCGGCTATATGACACCAAATCATGAAGCCATCTTTAATGTCCCGATACGCACTGTCATGATAGATGAAACTAAAGGCAAAGCGACTTATGGTACAGGTGGAGGAGTCACATGGGATTCGACATCAGAAGGTGAGTTTGAAGAGTTAAAGACAAAGACGAGACTTTTGACGGAAGACAGGCCTCGTTTTGAACTGTTAGAAACAATGAAGGTTCAAAATGGAGTGATTCCACTTTTGCCCTATCATATAAATCGTTTGATGCAATCTGCTGACTATTTTGAGTTTCCAGTGGAAAGAGACAAGCTTCTGGAAGAGTGTGAAAAAGTGGTTGAAGAAAATCCGGCAGGGCTCCATAAGGTACGTATGTTAGTGGGGGAATCAGGAGATTGTAAAATCGAAACAAAGCCGATTGAATCGCAATCTCCCATTGTTAAGTGTTCCCTCGCAACAACACCGGTGGATGAGCGGAACCCCTTTTTATTCCATAAAACGACACACAGACAAGTCTATAATCAACATAAGCGACGTGGAACAGATGCGACATTGTTGTGGAATTCAAAAGGTCAACTTACTGAATTCACGATAGCCAACCTGGTTGTTAAAGTGAATGATGAGTATTATACGCCCCCTGTCGAATGTGGGTTATTGGCAGGAACCTTCAGGGAAAAGCTGTTAGAAGGCGGAGTGATTGAAGAAAAAGTCATCCATAAAGAAGAACTGAGTCAATGTAAGGAAATTTGGATGATTAATGGAGTCAGGGGTTGGGTGGAAGTCAACTTAACTGAATAA
- a CDS encoding thiol-disulfide oxidoreductase DCC family protein, protein MKHIVFYDAQCPFCFYVKKTFRQFDWLNQIKWVSVQEVEKSGKYPYLEGRNTLDEIHMLTKEGEIKQGFRTIQKLLLVLPLFSMFGVLLSLPGFHLIGSPLYRWFSDHRHQWFGRYDLPRYA, encoded by the coding sequence ATGAAACATATTGTTTTTTACGATGCTCAGTGCCCATTTTGCTTTTATGTGAAAAAAACATTTCGTCAATTTGATTGGTTGAATCAAATAAAATGGGTTTCTGTCCAGGAAGTAGAGAAAAGCGGAAAGTACCCCTATTTAGAAGGTCGAAATACATTGGATGAGATTCATATGCTTACAAAAGAAGGAGAAATCAAGCAAGGATTCCGTACGATTCAAAAGCTGTTGCTCGTCTTGCCTCTTTTTTCTATGTTCGGGGTATTGCTATCGTTACCGGGATTTCATTTAATCGGTTCGCCGCTTTACAGGTGGTTCTCTGACCATCGTCACCAATGGTTCGGTCGTTACGATCTGCCTAGATACGCCTGA
- a CDS encoding NADP-dependent oxidoreductase, protein MNREIQLIKRPEAAPSHEHLKVVETEQPEPRQGEALVKLLYVSVDPYMRGRMSDAESYIAPFQLNEPMEGGVVAEVVQSKDDSLNQGDIVTAMLPWREYALVKADSVRKVDPSLGPVTTSLGILGMPGLTAYFGLMDIGQPQKGETLVVSGAAGAVGSTVVQIGKIVGCHVVGIAGSDEKTSYLMNELGVDEVINYKKENMADALANACPDGVDVYFDNVGGDISDRVYPLLNKYARIAQCGAIASYNVPNDQGPRMQMHLIKSSALIKGFTVGDYQTRFNEGFNYLSKWLKEGKLTYEETVQEGFETIPDAFFGLFEGKNIGKQLVKVSEPSSN, encoded by the coding sequence ATGAACCGTGAAATACAATTGATCAAAAGACCAGAAGCTGCTCCATCTCATGAACATTTAAAGGTTGTAGAAACAGAACAACCCGAACCTCGACAGGGAGAAGCACTCGTGAAGCTGCTTTATGTTTCTGTGGACCCTTATATGCGAGGACGGATGAGCGATGCTGAATCATATATCGCTCCTTTCCAATTGAATGAACCGATGGAAGGTGGCGTCGTCGCTGAAGTTGTCCAATCAAAGGATGATTCACTCAATCAAGGCGATATTGTCACAGCTATGCTACCATGGAGAGAATATGCACTCGTAAAGGCAGACAGTGTCAGAAAAGTTGACCCAAGCCTCGGCCCTGTTACAACTTCTTTAGGAATCCTCGGTATGCCTGGATTGACTGCCTACTTTGGATTGATGGACATCGGTCAGCCTCAAAAAGGCGAAACACTAGTCGTTTCTGGTGCAGCAGGAGCAGTCGGTTCCACCGTCGTCCAAATCGGAAAAATTGTTGGATGTCACGTAGTCGGAATTGCTGGATCCGATGAAAAAACATCTTATTTGATGAATGAGCTCGGTGTAGATGAAGTAATCAATTACAAGAAAGAAAACATGGCTGATGCCTTAGCAAATGCCTGCCCTGATGGAGTCGATGTATACTTTGATAATGTGGGCGGAGACATTTCAGACCGTGTATACCCTTTATTGAATAAATACGCGAGAATTGCCCAATGCGGCGCCATTGCTTCTTACAACGTTCCGAACGACCAGGGCCCACGCATGCAGATGCACTTGATTAAATCTAGTGCTCTTATTAAAGGATTCACTGTCGGAGATTACCAAACTCGTTTCAACGAAGGATTTAACTACTTATCAAAATGGCTGAAAGAAGGAAAACTCACCTACGAGGAGACCGTTCAGGAAGGATTCGAAACCATTCCTGATGCATTCTTTGGATTATTTGAAGGTAAGAACATCGGAAAACAATTAGTCAAAGTTTCTGAACCGTCCTCCAACTGA
- a CDS encoding GNAT family N-acetyltransferase, protein MKSKEELFEAVKFVEGENSVTIEETHNLASTELVKLTDSVIEHPNYKNLKSLTILLSDSFPDEVERHLYNRNFKCHDDLLFVKNDFKNLEQTSPVFTLKSLREVTFDHFKSIWERAMKGSMNAPSLLDMGEQMRGVEKELGPGYIDTCNLAFEGERAIGVIMPHIEPGTEAEGRIFYFGLVPEARGKRKAVQLYKQGLDLLNKQFGATYSIGATSKNNKPMLRVFEETGFEITERVKVYKRSHRSLKS, encoded by the coding sequence GTGAAATCGAAAGAAGAATTATTTGAGGCTGTGAAATTCGTGGAAGGTGAGAACTCTGTCACAATCGAGGAAACTCATAATTTAGCTTCAACAGAGTTGGTAAAATTAACAGATAGTGTTATTGAGCATCCCAACTATAAAAATTTGAAGTCCTTGACGATTTTACTGAGTGACTCTTTCCCTGACGAAGTAGAAAGGCATTTATATAACCGTAACTTCAAGTGCCATGATGATCTGCTTTTCGTGAAGAATGACTTTAAAAATCTTGAACAAACATCTCCAGTGTTTACCCTTAAATCGTTAAGGGAGGTTACGTTTGATCATTTCAAGTCAATTTGGGAACGTGCAATGAAAGGATCAATGAATGCACCCTCTTTATTAGATATGGGCGAGCAGATGAGGGGAGTAGAGAAAGAACTTGGGCCAGGTTACATCGATACATGTAACCTGGCATTTGAAGGGGAGCGGGCGATTGGAGTTATTATGCCTCATATAGAACCTGGCACTGAGGCAGAAGGAAGGATTTTTTACTTTGGCCTTGTGCCTGAAGCCCGTGGTAAAAGAAAGGCTGTCCAGTTATATAAACAGGGATTGGACTTATTGAATAAACAGTTTGGGGCTACATATAGTATCGGTGCCACCAGTAAGAATAACAAGCCGATGTTAAGAGTGTTTGAGGAGACAGGATTTGAGATTACTGAAAGGGTGAAAGTGTATAAACGATCCCATAGGAGTTTGAAATCATAA
- a CDS encoding DUF779 domain-containing protein, producing MVERVRATEDAIALIEKLKEKHGSLMFHQSGGCCDGSSPMCYEEGDLMIGSQDVLLGEIGDTPFYINKRQYDYWKHTQLIIDVVDGRGGMFSLEGVEGKRFLTRSRAFSDEEYQELKASEKI from the coding sequence ATGGTTGAACGTGTAAGAGCGACAGAGGACGCGATAGCTTTGATCGAAAAATTAAAAGAAAAACATGGTTCACTTATGTTTCACCAATCGGGGGGATGTTGTGACGGAAGTTCACCGATGTGTTACGAAGAGGGCGACCTCATGATAGGTAGTCAGGACGTTTTACTTGGTGAAATCGGGGACACCCCTTTTTATATCAACAAAAGACAGTATGACTACTGGAAGCATACTCAACTGATTATTGACGTGGTGGACGGCCGTGGAGGAATGTTTTCTCTAGAAGGCGTTGAAGGAAAAAGGTTCCTGACTCGATCGCGTGCGTTTTCAGATGAAGAGTATCAGGAACTTAAAGCATCAGAAAAGATCTAG
- the exaC gene encoding acetaldehyde dehydrogenase ExaC has translation MVYANPNTAGSEVNFKERYDNFIGGEWTAPVKGQYFDNVTPVTGQNFCKVARSTEEDVELALDAAHQAKDAWGETSVTERSLILNRIADRMEENLEKLAIAETWENGKAVRETLNADIPLAIDHFRYFASVIRSQEGSIGEIDNDTVAYHFHEPLGVVGQIIPWNFPILMATWKMAPALAAGNAIVLKPAEQTPASILYLIEMIEDLLPPGVLNIVNGFGLEAGKPLAQSPRINKVAFTGETTTGRMIMQYASQNIIPVTLELGGKSPNIFFEDVMSEDDDFLDKTIEGMVMFALNQGEVCTCPSRALIHESICDEFMDRAIKRIKEIKTGNPLDPEVMMGAQASSEQLEKILSYLEIGKDEGAECLVGGERNQMDGDLKDGYYVQPTVFKGNNDMRIFQEEIFGPVLSVTTFKDSEEAMKIANDTLYGLGAGVWTRDMNTAYRFGRGIEAGRVWTNCYHAYPAHAAFGGYKMSGVGRENHKMMLSHYQQTKNMLVSYSPQKLGFF, from the coding sequence ATGGTATATGCTAACCCGAACACAGCAGGTTCTGAAGTGAATTTCAAGGAACGATACGACAACTTTATAGGCGGAGAATGGACAGCACCTGTCAAAGGCCAATACTTTGACAATGTGACACCTGTCACTGGACAAAATTTTTGCAAGGTGGCACGTTCAACTGAAGAGGATGTAGAACTTGCTCTTGACGCTGCCCACCAGGCAAAAGATGCATGGGGGGAAACATCAGTAACTGAACGCTCCCTGATCCTGAACCGCATCGCCGATCGAATGGAAGAAAACTTGGAAAAACTAGCAATAGCCGAAACATGGGAAAATGGCAAAGCTGTAAGGGAAACGTTGAACGCAGACATCCCATTAGCTATCGATCATTTCCGCTATTTCGCTTCTGTCATTCGTTCTCAGGAAGGCAGCATCGGTGAGATTGATAATGATACCGTCGCCTACCATTTCCATGAACCATTAGGTGTCGTTGGACAAATCATTCCTTGGAATTTCCCGATATTGATGGCGACTTGGAAAATGGCGCCTGCCCTAGCTGCGGGAAATGCTATCGTTTTGAAACCTGCAGAACAAACTCCTGCATCCATCCTATATCTGATTGAAATGATTGAAGATCTGTTACCACCAGGTGTATTGAATATCGTTAATGGATTTGGTTTGGAAGCAGGAAAACCTCTAGCTCAAAGTCCTAGAATCAATAAAGTCGCTTTCACAGGTGAAACCACGACTGGGCGTATGATCATGCAATATGCCTCTCAAAACATCATTCCTGTGACATTAGAGCTTGGTGGTAAATCACCAAATATTTTCTTTGAAGATGTCATGAGTGAAGATGATGATTTCCTTGATAAAACAATAGAAGGCATGGTCATGTTCGCATTAAACCAAGGGGAAGTTTGTACTTGTCCTTCCCGTGCGCTTATCCATGAATCCATATGCGATGAATTTATGGACCGTGCTATTAAGCGTATCAAGGAAATTAAAACAGGCAACCCACTAGACCCTGAAGTAATGATGGGAGCCCAAGCTTCCTCAGAGCAATTGGAAAAAATCTTATCCTATTTAGAAATTGGAAAAGATGAAGGAGCTGAGTGCCTGGTCGGAGGAGAGCGCAATCAAATGGATGGCGACCTCAAAGATGGTTATTATGTACAACCCACTGTTTTCAAAGGGAACAATGACATGAGAATCTTCCAGGAAGAAATCTTCGGACCTGTTCTTTCTGTTACAACATTCAAAGACTCTGAAGAAGCTATGAAAATTGCTAATGACACGTTATATGGCTTAGGCGCTGGCGTATGGACACGTGATATGAACACAGCCTATCGCTTTGGAAGAGGCATCGAGGCTGGTCGTGTATGGACAAACTGTTACCATGCCTACCCGGCTCATGCTGCCTTTGGAGGATACAAAATGTCCGGTGTCGGTCGAGAGAACCACAAGATGATGCTTAGTCATTATCAGCAAACCAAAAACATGTTAGTCAGCTATAGCCCTCAGAAACTAGGATTCTTTTAA
- a CDS encoding 5'-3' exonuclease, which yields MTTNRVLLVDGMALLFRAFYATAMSNYYMINSKGIPTNAVYGMVKHLFTAIETYQPTHVICCWDMGSKTFRNDLFPDYKANRGGPPEELIPQFDLAKEVIESLDIPNVGQVGYEADDCMGTLSRIYSEHSQVYLLTGDQDLLQLLQPNVNVVLLKKGYGNYSEYHEGSFLEEKGITPKQMVDLKALMGDSSDNYPGVKGIGEKTALKLLMKYETIEGILENLEELTKGQRTKIEQDLDMLHMSRKLAAIHCEAGVDCSLEEALFYINDEKMGAKFDELEFKNWEKNIVRM from the coding sequence ATGACAACAAACAGAGTACTGCTTGTAGATGGCATGGCGCTTTTATTTCGCGCATTCTATGCTACAGCAATGAGCAATTATTATATGATTAATAGTAAAGGGATACCGACAAATGCAGTATATGGGATGGTGAAGCATTTGTTCACAGCCATTGAAACTTATCAGCCAACCCACGTGATTTGCTGCTGGGATATGGGAAGCAAAACATTCCGTAATGATTTGTTTCCTGACTATAAGGCCAATCGAGGCGGTCCGCCGGAAGAATTGATTCCACAATTCGACTTAGCAAAGGAAGTTATTGAATCTTTAGACATACCGAATGTGGGTCAAGTAGGGTATGAAGCTGATGATTGTATGGGGACCTTAAGTCGTATTTATAGTGAACATTCACAGGTCTATCTTTTGACTGGAGATCAGGATCTACTGCAACTCCTTCAACCAAACGTAAATGTCGTATTATTGAAAAAAGGGTATGGGAATTATTCAGAATATCATGAAGGTTCATTTCTGGAAGAGAAAGGGATTACACCTAAACAGATGGTTGATTTAAAGGCATTGATGGGCGATTCCAGTGATAATTACCCTGGAGTCAAGGGAATCGGAGAAAAGACCGCATTGAAACTGTTGATGAAATACGAAACGATTGAAGGGATTCTGGAAAACCTTGAAGAACTGACAAAAGGACAGCGTACGAAAATCGAACAAGATTTAGATATGCTGCATATGTCCCGAAAACTTGCAGCGATTCATTGTGAAGCAGGTGTGGATTGCTCATTAGAAGAAGCACTGTTTTATATCAATGATGAAAAAATGGGAGCTAAGTTTGATGAACTGGAGTTCAAAAACTGGGAAAAGAATATCGTAAGGATGTAA
- a CDS encoding CapA family protein: protein MPNIKIALLLTVALLVITGCTSQQETDRTGRTHGNSERHTIKKAEPSYKKSITISAIGDLLIHKPVYEEAKTESGYSFTSMFENVKEYTEETTIAVANQETMIGGEEIKLSGYPFFNSPYEMGDALKDIGIDIVSLANNHTLDRGETAIRNAISYWKEISMIYMGAYENKKDQETIRVIETEAGISVAFLSYTYGTNGIPVPEGKDYLVNIIDLDMIRKNIKKAKGKADAVVVSIHFGKEYERMPNQSQKMLAQMMVNVGADVILGHHPHVLQPIEKLKGENGHEGLVIYSLGNFISAQEDTYRRIGGIFQFEVVLEDDKDEVNIEKPVFIPTVVDYDPLDNNEAGTNFKVIPMSKAENDVIPELETLHKEIKQHMAKWLPELEFK, encoded by the coding sequence ATGCCAAACATCAAAATAGCCCTATTGCTCACTGTTGCTTTGTTAGTTATTACTGGTTGTACCTCACAGCAGGAAACCGACCGGACTGGCCGCACTCATGGGAATTCTGAACGGCATACAATTAAAAAAGCGGAGCCGTCTTACAAAAAAAGCATCACAATTTCCGCAATCGGTGACTTATTGATTCACAAGCCTGTCTATGAGGAGGCCAAAACAGAATCGGGCTATTCCTTCACTTCAATGTTTGAGAATGTGAAGGAATATACCGAAGAAACCACCATTGCTGTCGCCAATCAGGAAACAATGATCGGCGGGGAAGAAATCAAGTTATCCGGTTATCCATTTTTCAATAGTCCATATGAAATGGGGGATGCTTTAAAAGATATAGGTATCGATATCGTGTCACTGGCGAACAACCACACTCTTGACCGTGGGGAAACAGCAATCCGCAATGCCATCTCCTACTGGAAAGAAATTTCTATGATCTATATGGGTGCATACGAAAATAAGAAGGACCAAGAGACGATCAGGGTTATTGAAACAGAAGCAGGAATCAGTGTAGCCTTCTTAAGCTATACATATGGGACCAATGGTATTCCTGTACCCGAGGGGAAAGATTATCTGGTGAATATAATCGACCTTGATATGATTCGGAAAAATATTAAGAAAGCTAAGGGGAAAGCAGATGCTGTTGTCGTAAGCATACACTTTGGAAAAGAGTATGAAAGAATGCCGAACCAATCTCAAAAAATGCTGGCCCAAATGATGGTCAATGTTGGGGCAGACGTTATTCTTGGTCACCATCCTCACGTACTGCAGCCAATCGAGAAACTGAAGGGAGAGAACGGTCATGAAGGGCTTGTCATCTATTCATTAGGTAATTTTATTTCCGCCCAGGAAGATACCTACCGGAGAATCGGGGGGATTTTTCAGTTTGAAGTAGTGCTCGAAGATGATAAAGACGAAGTAAATATAGAAAAACCCGTGTTCATTCCTACTGTCGTAGATTATGATCCTTTGGATAATAATGAAGCGGGGACGAATTTCAAGGTCATACCGATGAGCAAGGCGGAGAATGATGTCATACCGGAGTTAGAGACCCTCCATAAAGAAATCAAACAGCATATGGCAAAATGGCTGCCAGAGCTGGAATTCAAATAG
- a CDS encoding helix-turn-helix domain-containing protein, which produces MKGSLIKQHRKFKNMTLEDLASGICSVSYLSKIEHNTINASDEIYRLLGERLKIKLTDINQDFDENIHRDLLEWHEVIQRRDLTLMTEYHNQCKEALKDNHNTELTHLYTIVRSRHTMKMNEGLLSDSDLIELENIFPYSNKEYKFFYHKTMGIHYLLKGHQFKQALQHFHKTEELLKALPLNDSETYFHLALAYSQTRAAVESNYYAHIALEGYIKDFDYDRIVDTYMIIALNYRSLEIYSIAEEYFQKLLKISKYHLKPLEKRRVFHNLGYIYANQARYEEALEYLKKAYSIKTDEEYFYVNTIYLFASTYFYSGNIDEAWEHIHLGEKEAEKYDIQFFRNKFFILKHTIQDSLQDEQFINKLEKEIVPYSRENNEYGEYKIYNEMLGNLYFDKRMYKKAAMYYKEANNYRNTQKKDFL; this is translated from the coding sequence ATGAAAGGCTCATTAATCAAGCAACACCGCAAATTTAAGAATATGACCTTAGAAGATCTTGCATCAGGAATTTGTTCCGTATCCTACTTAAGTAAAATTGAACATAATACGATTAACGCCAGTGATGAAATCTACCGCCTACTTGGCGAGCGTTTGAAAATAAAGTTAACAGACATCAATCAGGATTTTGACGAAAATATTCATAGGGACCTTTTAGAATGGCACGAAGTTATTCAACGTCGTGACTTAACTTTGATGACTGAATATCACAATCAGTGTAAAGAAGCATTAAAAGATAATCATAATACAGAGCTGACTCATTTATATACTATTGTTAGGTCCCGTCATACCATGAAAATGAATGAAGGCCTTCTTTCCGATTCTGATTTAATAGAACTGGAGAATATATTTCCGTATTCAAACAAAGAATACAAGTTTTTCTACCACAAAACCATGGGCATTCATTACCTGTTAAAAGGTCACCAGTTTAAACAAGCACTTCAACACTTTCATAAAACTGAGGAGTTATTGAAAGCCCTCCCTCTTAACGATAGTGAAACTTATTTTCACTTGGCTCTAGCTTATTCTCAAACCCGAGCTGCTGTAGAATCTAATTATTATGCTCATATTGCGCTTGAAGGTTATATTAAGGATTTCGATTACGACAGAATAGTGGATACTTATATGATAATCGCACTGAACTATAGATCTTTAGAAATCTATTCGATAGCTGAAGAATACTTTCAAAAATTGCTCAAAATATCAAAATACCATTTGAAACCCTTGGAAAAACGGAGGGTATTTCACAACTTAGGATATATTTATGCTAATCAGGCAAGATATGAAGAAGCACTTGAATACCTGAAAAAGGCTTATAGTATTAAAACAGATGAAGAATATTTTTATGTAAATACTATTTATTTGTTTGCCTCCACTTATTTCTATTCAGGTAACATTGATGAAGCATGGGAACATATCCATCTAGGTGAAAAAGAAGCAGAAAAATATGACATTCAATTTTTCAGGAATAAATTTTTTATATTAAAACACACAATCCAAGACTCCCTTCAGGATGAACAGTTCATAAATAAGCTTGAAAAAGAAATTGTACCTTATTCAAGAGAAAACAATGAATATGGAGAGTATAAAATCTATAACGAAATGCTTGGAAACCTTTACTTTGATAAACGAATGTATAAAAAAGCTGCCATGTATTATAAAGAAGCTAATAACTACAGAAACACCCAGAAAAAAGACTTCCTATAA
- a CDS encoding SDR family oxidoreductase has protein sequence MKVLVAGANGHTGRLLIQYLKEDGHEPFGLIRKEEQKAKIEELGGTPILADVTQQDVGYAVKGMDAVMFAAGSGSSTGPEQTEAVDRDGAINLAKATENLGIKKFVMLSAIAAGDPSRGPEELGHYLKMKGEADEYLKTTELDYTVVRPGGLTHEEGTSKIQVGETVDRGTIPRADVAKTMIAALQEQNAYHKTFELISGDTQIEEALKTL, from the coding sequence ATGAAAGTACTTGTCGCAGGAGCGAATGGACATACCGGTCGTTTGCTTATCCAATATTTAAAAGAAGATGGTCATGAACCATTTGGCTTAATACGAAAAGAAGAACAAAAAGCTAAAATCGAAGAGTTGGGTGGTACCCCTATCTTAGCAGACGTCACCCAGCAAGACGTGGGTTATGCTGTGAAAGGGATGGACGCTGTAATGTTTGCAGCTGGATCCGGCTCCAGTACGGGACCAGAACAAACAGAAGCCGTCGACCGTGATGGTGCGATCAACCTTGCAAAAGCCACAGAAAACCTTGGCATCAAAAAGTTTGTCATGCTAAGTGCTATCGCAGCAGGAGACCCTAGTAGAGGTCCAGAAGAGCTTGGACATTACTTGAAAATGAAAGGCGAAGCAGATGAATATCTGAAAACAACTGAGCTTGATTATACAGTTGTCCGCCCTGGTGGACTTACTCACGAGGAAGGTACTAGTAAAATTCAAGTTGGCGAAACAGTCGACAGAGGAACCATCCCTCGCGCAGATGTTGCCAAAACGATGATCGCTGCCCTCCAGGAACAGAATGCTTACCACAAAACATTTGAATTAATTTCTGGAGACACACAAATTGAAGAAGCTTTAAAAACTTTATAA
- a CDS encoding PD-(D/E)XK nuclease family protein, producing MFEIKPYPDLSWSLSRHKTMLTCLRKYAYDYYVSHNGWLNQADTLARQTYRLKKITNLEMLFGSIVHDLIYQTIQNTLKNQPILDEGAFTDEVRHHLNRGFIESTKKEHLWQNRPKHYTMLHEIYYSQTNTLPEGKISKITDRLDTTVKNFFASQTFSDVLNKENMKFIESETFRFMKTDGIKIFIVMDLVYKDLKRNKWVIVDWKTGKSSDEDRNQLALYALYLKQKHNIHSLEDIIIRNEYLVDGTHVEHQLTEQDLINVQHLYQISMEQMRSFLEDASKNQPLPIGQFPMQEDPRVCARCNYQELCFST from the coding sequence ATGTTTGAAATTAAACCATATCCAGACCTCTCCTGGTCATTATCCCGACACAAAACGATGCTGACATGTTTGCGGAAATACGCTTATGACTATTATGTTTCCCATAACGGGTGGTTGAACCAGGCTGATACATTAGCCCGGCAGACTTACCGCTTAAAAAAGATCACAAACTTGGAAATGCTTTTCGGAAGCATTGTCCACGACCTCATTTACCAAACCATCCAAAACACTTTGAAAAACCAGCCGATATTGGATGAAGGAGCGTTTACAGATGAGGTACGCCATCATCTGAACAGAGGGTTTATCGAGTCTACAAAAAAAGAGCACCTTTGGCAGAACCGCCCAAAACATTATACGATGCTTCACGAAATCTATTATAGCCAAACAAACACACTCCCAGAGGGAAAAATCAGCAAAATCACAGACCGACTTGACACGACGGTGAAAAACTTTTTTGCCAGCCAAACTTTTTCAGATGTATTGAACAAAGAAAATATGAAATTCATAGAGTCTGAAACTTTCCGATTCATGAAAACGGACGGGATAAAGATTTTCATCGTCATGGACCTCGTTTATAAAGATTTGAAACGTAACAAATGGGTAATTGTAGATTGGAAGACAGGTAAGTCATCAGATGAGGACCGAAATCAGCTTGCCTTGTACGCCCTTTATTTAAAACAGAAACACAATATTCATTCTCTTGAGGACATTATCATCCGAAATGAATATTTGGTTGATGGCACTCATGTTGAACATCAATTGACTGAACAGGATTTAATTAATGTCCAACACCTCTACCAAATTAGTATGGAACAGATGAGGTCATTCTTAGAAGATGCCAGTAAAAACCAGCCGCTTCCGATTGGGCAATTCCCTATGCAGGAAGATCCTAGAGTTTGCGCGCGTTGCAACTACCAGGAATTGTGCTTTTCCACTTAA